Proteins from a genomic interval of Paenibacillus sp. FSL R5-0623:
- a CDS encoding Ig-like domain-containing protein, with protein sequence MIFGKRIGSFILVLSLITGLLYLKPSDKVYAAAPTSTITMDNTLLRIGSTSQVTFTFSEAVQGLDNGDLTVPNATLTAPSSSDGGTTWTATLTPKPDTTDALNVITLDNSGVMNQDRTVGVGITTSSNYAIDTIRPTANIIIAGTVLTAGQTSLVTITFSEAVTGFDVADLLVENGTVSDLSSSNGGITWTATLTPAYGITDETNIITLDNTGMSNDVGNAGIGTTISNNYEVYTARPTATIVVADTTLIIGKTSQVTITFSEPVTGFTVADLAAMNGTINNLATNDNIIYTAELTPTVGMTAGTNKITLDNTGVMNQGGITGTGTTDSNNYAIDTVRPTATIDVTDTTMTAGKTSQVNFTFSEGVTGFTNDDLTVANGTLSAVSSSNGGITWTATLTPAVGTTDGTNIITLDNTGISDVAGNAGTGTTDSNNYTVYTAQPTATIVVADTTLTSGKTSAVTITFSEAVSGFDNADLTVASGTLSAVQSSDGGVTWTATLTPQGNVNKSVNVITLQNNGVSNGAGNAGQGITESNPYSVFTVQPVQTTSPSTPSAPMAPIDNTVTSTTGKITVPVGKSGLVSLGKEIQISIPAGGSSQELTLSIDKVSNTEILLTNKEILASPVFELLKNFPENFLKPVKMTFTFDSSGLESHHSTAVYYYNEVNKAWEKVDGGIIKGNQIIVEVNHFTKYAVLVIDKISGKPVLNNPVEPTTEPGFSDISGHWAEARIKQASSKGIINGYPDGTFNPGKNITRAEFSVMLMGALSSQKAELELVFSDKTEIGTWAKMAVSQAVQEGIISGYPDDTFRPNTNITRAEMVVMVANAIKVSITGNATTSFADDKSIPVWAKTSVEALKELGLVEGMGNNDFKPKAQTTRAEAVVILMNMIDKTKAE encoded by the coding sequence ATGATTTTTGGCAAAAGGATAGGGAGCTTCATTCTGGTCTTGTCTCTCATTACAGGACTGTTGTACTTAAAACCATCAGATAAGGTGTATGCTGCGGCTCCAACGTCAACAATCACAATGGATAACACACTGCTGAGAATTGGCAGCACATCACAGGTAACCTTTACGTTCTCGGAAGCGGTACAAGGGTTGGATAATGGAGACTTAACGGTTCCAAACGCTACACTGACTGCACCTTCATCTTCAGATGGAGGCACTACTTGGACCGCAACTCTCACACCTAAACCCGACACTACAGATGCATTGAACGTCATTACTCTCGACAACTCAGGTGTGATGAATCAAGACCGTACTGTAGGTGTAGGTATAACCACCTCGAGTAATTATGCGATTGATACAATAAGACCCACAGCAAATATTATCATAGCTGGTACGGTCCTTACTGCTGGGCAGACATCACTGGTTACTATTACGTTTTCCGAAGCAGTGACAGGTTTTGACGTCGCTGACCTTTTGGTTGAGAACGGTACGGTGAGCGACCTTAGTTCATCCAATGGAGGTATTACATGGACTGCGACATTGACGCCAGCTTATGGTATCACGGATGAAACCAACATCATCACGCTTGATAATACAGGCATGAGCAATGATGTAGGCAATGCTGGCATAGGGACAACGATCTCGAATAATTATGAGGTCTATACCGCCCGGCCAACGGCAACGATTGTAGTAGCCGATACAACGCTGATCATTGGTAAAACATCACAGGTCACCATCACATTCTCTGAACCAGTTACAGGATTTACTGTTGCAGACCTTGCAGCGATGAATGGAACCATTAACAATCTGGCTACTAACGATAATATTATCTATACAGCAGAACTAACCCCGACTGTCGGCATGACTGCTGGAACCAATAAGATTACACTCGACAATACGGGTGTGATGAATCAAGGCGGCATAACAGGTACGGGTACAACGGATTCCAATAACTACGCCATTGATACGGTTAGACCTACAGCAACGATTGACGTCACCGATACGACAATGACTGCCGGGAAGACATCGCAGGTCAACTTCACTTTTTCCGAAGGAGTTACAGGATTTACCAATGACGACCTGACCGTTGCAAACGGTACGCTGAGTGCCGTTAGTTCATCCAATGGAGGTATTACATGGACTGCGACATTGACGCCGGCTGTTGGCACCACGGATGGCACAAATATCATTACGCTTGATAATACAGGCATCAGTGATGTTGCAGGCAATGCCGGAACGGGTACAACGGATTCGAATAATTATACGGTTTATACCGCCCAACCAACAGCAACGATTGTTGTAGCCGATACAACGCTGACCAGTGGCAAAACATCAGCGGTAACGATCACATTCTCTGAGGCCGTGTCGGGTTTTGATAATGCAGATCTGACGGTTGCAAGTGGTACACTGAGTGCTGTTCAATCATCCGATGGGGGTGTGACGTGGACAGCAACGTTAACACCTCAAGGTAACGTTAACAAATCGGTCAATGTTATTACCCTTCAGAATAATGGAGTGTCCAATGGTGCCGGTAATGCAGGACAGGGGATAACGGAGTCCAATCCGTATTCAGTTTTCACTGTACAGCCCGTACAAACAACAAGTCCGAGTACTCCTTCAGCACCAATGGCTCCTATAGACAATACAGTCACTTCAACAACGGGTAAAATAACCGTTCCGGTGGGAAAATCAGGGTTGGTTAGCTTAGGTAAAGAGATTCAGATCTCAATTCCAGCAGGAGGATCATCTCAAGAACTGACTCTATCGATTGATAAAGTGTCTAATACCGAAATTTTGCTAACAAATAAAGAGATTCTGGCCAGCCCAGTTTTTGAGCTTTTGAAGAATTTCCCGGAGAACTTCCTCAAGCCGGTAAAAATGACCTTTACATTTGATTCATCAGGTCTTGAGAGTCATCATTCGACAGCTGTATATTATTATAATGAAGTGAACAAGGCATGGGAGAAAGTGGACGGAGGCATTATAAAAGGGAACCAAATCATAGTTGAGGTTAATCACTTTACGAAGTATGCTGTCCTTGTTATAGATAAAATTAGCGGGAAGCCGGTCTTGAATAATCCAGTTGAACCCACGACGGAACCTGGTTTTAGCGATATCTCGGGACACTGGGCTGAAGCAAGAATTAAACAAGCTTCAAGCAAAGGCATCATCAACGGTTATCCGGATGGAACGTTCAATCCGGGGAAGAACATCACACGTGCCGAGTTCTCAGTTATGCTGATGGGTGCATTGAGTTCACAAAAAGCAGAATTGGAACTGGTATTCTCAGATAAAACCGAGATCGGAACTTGGGCCAAAATGGCAGTCTCGCAAGCCGTGCAAGAAGGCATTATTAGCGGTTATCCGGACGACACGTTCCGTCCGAACACCAATATAACACGTGCCGAGATGGTAGTGATGGTTGCGAATGCGATAAAGGTATCTATTACAGGCAATGCTACAACGTCTTTTGCAGATGACAAATCTATTCCTGTTTGGGCGAAAACTTCTGTGGAAGCTCTGAAGGAACTTGGTCTTGTAGAAGGCATGGGTAACAACGATTTCAAACCTAAAGCGCAAACCACCAGAGCAGAGGCTGTTGTTATATTAATGAACATGATAGATAAAACCAAAGCAGAATAG
- a CDS encoding extracellular solute-binding protein produces MKHKVLQKAMLVSLSVMLIGISTVFSTGKQVSANSDNEADSARTLKVLYWNEDDFKMTYGDLFSQKYPNVNIEVVTPGGMESIKDYNGAINKYSPDLVMLPPYQYQQMSKDKKLVDLEPLIKRDTYDTTTLYPGLLDELKKQGGGKLYGLSPKADSYALLYNADLFKKYNVKTPTDGMTWEEILNLAKKFPTKGDKNSRIWGLSSTGSSNLVMEIARTEGLTYMDPNTLKATANTTAWKNAYRLSSEATKSGVLDEMISLSGKSYLESSSFIMGRSAMKVASISQLQSLQAAKKGVKNYKPFTLGIATGPAAKDRKSTGNVYVNEIFAIPAGASHVDAAWDFIKYFNGDDYANEYYKPKNSNNSIGAPLSRMIKEYSGYKLDAFYKLKPDLDSSITSYVLMNKSPNFELRFRSIVLKELTQVVNGKKTLDKATAAIQSNTQAVADKLKKAQTVK; encoded by the coding sequence TTGAAGCATAAGGTATTACAGAAGGCCATGCTTGTTAGCCTAAGTGTTATGTTAATCGGTATTTCAACAGTTTTTAGCACAGGCAAGCAAGTCTCTGCAAATTCGGATAACGAGGCAGATTCGGCACGTACTTTAAAAGTATTGTACTGGAACGAAGATGATTTCAAAATGACGTATGGAGATCTGTTTAGTCAGAAGTACCCGAATGTAAATATCGAAGTAGTTACACCTGGAGGTATGGAGTCGATTAAGGATTACAACGGGGCAATCAATAAGTATTCACCCGATCTTGTGATGCTACCCCCTTACCAATACCAACAAATGTCTAAAGATAAAAAGCTAGTCGATTTAGAACCTTTAATTAAGCGAGATACGTATGATACGACAACGTTATACCCCGGCTTGCTTGATGAATTGAAGAAACAAGGCGGTGGCAAACTTTATGGGTTAAGCCCAAAAGCGGATTCCTACGCTCTTCTGTATAATGCTGATTTATTTAAAAAGTACAATGTTAAAACACCAACAGATGGGATGACATGGGAAGAGATATTGAATCTTGCTAAGAAATTCCCTACTAAGGGAGATAAGAACTCCCGAATTTGGGGCCTAAGCTCCACTGGATCAAGCAATCTGGTAATGGAAATCGCCAGAACAGAAGGATTAACGTACATGGATCCAAACACCCTTAAGGCTACTGCAAATACAACTGCGTGGAAAAATGCTTATCGTCTGTCGAGCGAGGCAACGAAGTCCGGAGTACTTGACGAGATGATCAGTCTGTCCGGCAAAAGTTACTTGGAAAGCAGCTCGTTCATTATGGGACGATCAGCTATGAAAGTAGCCTCTATTAGTCAGTTGCAATCCCTGCAAGCAGCCAAAAAAGGTGTGAAGAATTATAAACCTTTCACGCTTGGTATTGCTACCGGTCCAGCCGCTAAGGACCGAAAGTCAACAGGGAACGTGTATGTTAATGAGATATTTGCAATTCCAGCAGGCGCATCTCATGTTGATGCAGCTTGGGATTTCATCAAATATTTCAATGGAGATGACTACGCTAATGAATACTATAAACCCAAGAACTCGAACAATAGTATCGGTGCTCCTCTATCTCGCATGATTAAGGAGTACTCAGGGTACAAGTTGGATGCATTCTATAAATTAAAACCTGATCTGGATTCATCGATAACAAGTTATGTTCTCATGAACAAGTCACCAAATTTTGAATTGAGATTTCGGTCAATTGTATTGAAAGAATTGACACAGGTAGTAAACGGGAAGAAAACATTAGACAAAGCAACTGCTGCTATTCAATCCAACACTCAAGCCGTTGCTGATAAATTGAAGAAGGCTCAGACGGTAAAGTAA